A single region of the Methanobrevibacter sp. TMH8 genome encodes:
- a CDS encoding helix-turn-helix transcriptional regulator, which yields MKNKIRYYRQEMKITQKELGKILGVSRQTISALENNKFNPTILMVHKLTVLFNCKIDDLFTFDEKYKYDPDKKTLEEITEE from the coding sequence ATGAAAAATAAAATTAGGTATTACCGCCAAGAAATGAAAATTACCCAAAAAGAATTAGGAAAGATATTAGGCGTATCTAGACAAACAATCTCAGCTCTAGAAAATAATAAGTTCAACCCAACTATCCTCATGGTCCATAAACTCACAGTACTGTTTAATTGCAAAATAGATGATCTTTTTACTTTCGATGAAAAATACAAATATGACCCTGATAAAAAAACTTTAGAAGAAATCACAGAAGAATAA
- a CDS encoding Mur ligase family protein, protein MRAAVIGLGVEGKKATKSLLANDWHVYATDLNPNIDLEDLEIPFSKANFFRNEDSITISEGRLIVEVGNTDKDTIASSDVVVLSPGLWKTQLAKDIVKSGKSISDVLTKHKDIFTIGITGTNGKTTTVSMLKDILENAGKKVLVGGNAGGGFNGYCDIILEAEKEEYDILLIEVCDMTLAFCDYCFNFDLVGLTNIGNDHMNVHGSIENYKNSVIEFSRKKTVFLDKNLPYIDEFKNYNETFSLNQSDNDLYAVDQNAVNQIGPDSYDVGDLSNISDLSDADNTIEILEYYEYPNDLKVFGTFNKLNAGLANSIAKYLGIDDEIIQDSLENFEAIDGRLKVYKLNDSKIFIGKTDNSHAVKSILDEQYFYAIFIGTPRFNEEHRLDILDAVVESNPEVIVLFPGLDDTVDHAIYRLKSLCYEGRIEVANNLDEIIGFIAEYSHEEAIFIGGNGQETIIKIQERLSELCDNCSS, encoded by the coding sequence ATGAGAGCAGCTGTTATTGGTTTAGGTGTTGAAGGGAAAAAAGCTACAAAATCTTTGTTAGCTAATGATTGGCATGTTTATGCAACAGATTTAAATCCAAATATAGATTTGGAAGATCTTGAAATACCATTTTCTAAGGCAAATTTTTTTAGAAATGAAGATTCAATTACAATATCTGAAGGCCGACTAATTGTAGAAGTTGGCAACACTGATAAAGATACAATAGCTAGCTCTGATGTTGTTGTATTAAGTCCGGGGTTATGGAAAACCCAACTTGCAAAGGATATTGTAAAATCTGGAAAATCTATCAGTGATGTTTTAACTAAACATAAAGATATCTTCACTATAGGAATAACTGGAACCAATGGAAAAACTACCACAGTTTCAATGCTTAAAGATATTCTTGAAAATGCTGGAAAAAAGGTTCTTGTTGGAGGAAATGCAGGAGGGGGCTTTAATGGATACTGTGACATTATTCTTGAAGCTGAAAAAGAAGAATATGATATATTATTAATTGAAGTCTGTGATATGACCTTAGCTTTTTGTGATTATTGTTTTAATTTTGACCTTGTTGGTTTAACTAACATTGGTAATGATCATATGAATGTTCATGGTTCTATAGAAAATTATAAAAATTCTGTTATTGAATTTTCTAGAAAAAAAACAGTATTTTTAGATAAAAATTTACCGTATATTGATGAATTTAAGAATTACAATGAAACATTCTCTTTAAATCAATCTGATAATGATTTATATGCAGTTGATCAGAATGCTGTTAATCAAATTGGACCTGATTCATATGATGTTGGTGATTTGTCTAATATTTCTGATTTATCTGATGCTGATAATACAATTGAAATTTTGGAGTATTATGAATATCCTAATGATTTGAAAGTTTTTGGAACATTCAATAAACTTAATGCTGGTTTGGCTAATTCAATAGCTAAATATTTAGGAATTGATGATGAAATCATTCAAGACTCTTTAGAAAATTTTGAAGCTATTGATGGTCGATTAAAAGTTTATAAATTAAATGATTCTAAAATTTTCATTGGAAAAACTGATAATTCCCATGCTGTTAAATCTATCCTTGATGAACAGTATTTTTATGCGATTTTTATAGGTACTCCACGTTTTAATGAAGAACATCGTTTAGATATTCTAGATGCAGTAGTTGAATCAAATCCAGAAGTCATTGTTCTTTTTCCGGGATTAGATGATACTGTTGATCATGCTATTTATAGATTAAAATCATTATGTTATGAGGGTAGAATTGAGGTAGCCAATAATCTTGATGAGATTATTGGATTTATTGCTGAATATTCTCATGAAGAAGCTATTTTTATTGGGGGAAATGGTCAAGAGACAATTATTAAAATCCAAGAGAGATTGAGTGAATTATGTGATAATTGTAGTAGCTAA
- a CDS encoding Mur ligase family protein, with protein sequence MISGKKVLIVGAGNAGRPVANLFNYLGNDVIVTDSNTFEMLPKKTQNKIKNLKEKGITFDLGDHNYDLLNSVDAIYISPNIPKTVDFIKKIYELASDGKFDIIENSDVGKILNSLIAIPMIGIAGTDGKTTTTNMVNYALEDKFDTIIFSSLQNSLVIEGLVEMVVNSQFKNKELAVLELPHGTIRMAEGLELDACIITNLTPDHMDEFNTYEDYIERNIAIEKLLKDNGLVLANGDDPIISSRLNTFTHDSIVYGLKDPHKIDFEGKEYYNEDVDYDIFAYDIVLNGLDGSSYKIKSNELPTSVCSNCGETSCNCGNYSRKTIPKFEREVNIKVPGMINVENSLATILSSLIMGIDLEDAINRMANFNGVKGRFEKIDNFNNINIFMDAAHNPESMEKLFDGLDVSGRLILSLDNPDTLTSRDKTKIGEVLGKFIDVLIVSSKNETTEVIDYDAAYEIVDGAFSSHGEIESYITETVYESISYALAIADEEDTILHIGPGVVNAYDSVKNDIIDAIKFYKAISGKVAVIGGCGTVGSLMARVLACNNVDVTISDSAKDTPLMKVFKDEDIKLDLGKGHDEKLLNDVSSFFLAPSLMKNDKLKDKLKKANSDINVPILGIDEIFRSFKSNKNVFGITGTNGKTTTREILKNIFRVSGLKVPEHHLDMQGNTEFIPALQSKLDGDVAVIEIGTFGNKGEIEDISKNAEVDTGIITNISQDHLSNGSFEDYINCKKEIVDVADNLILCGDDPIVSYFGYLKDDEDLLFFGIADDDEFLENNELSSNFKESRICPKCGKELSYDNYYLGHLGKFYCDCDFKNPELDVVAKNIHFNQDGSLQYDLVIYENEGKVTLENGSIANVYNSLAAASGAWLSGIDFKYIIEGINSFKGVDGRLQIINENPKIILDYAHNPAGVKSIIQTLTTLIKNSKSNSKSTNKFNNKIDNEFTNRNENKLDNKLNNENENKNEGNDSKKDYYDKLIIVNTISSESGEEGDLEIAKLLSNADIVIPASHAAYDSAKFINNLNCEVKNIQSSKQGTKVGTLGANFEQVKEALKLAISIASFNDVILIIGEGGLKYSLKILNEVNFDNKGDI encoded by the coding sequence GTGATTTCTGGAAAAAAAGTTCTTATTGTCGGCGCAGGAAATGCAGGAAGGCCAGTAGCTAATCTTTTCAATTATTTGGGAAATGATGTTATAGTTACTGATTCAAATACCTTTGAAATGCTTCCAAAAAAGACACAAAATAAAATAAAGAATCTTAAAGAAAAAGGAATCACTTTTGATTTAGGAGATCATAACTATGATTTACTAAATTCTGTTGATGCTATTTATATTTCTCCAAATATTCCTAAAACAGTTGATTTTATTAAAAAAATATATGAATTAGCTAGTGATGGAAAATTTGATATAATTGAAAATAGTGATGTTGGAAAGATATTAAATTCTCTTATAGCTATCCCTATGATTGGAATAGCAGGGACTGATGGTAAAACTACTACAACCAATATGGTTAATTATGCTCTTGAAGATAAATTTGATACTATTATTTTCTCTTCACTTCAAAACTCTCTGGTTATTGAAGGACTAGTTGAGATGGTTGTTAATTCTCAATTTAAAAATAAAGAATTAGCTGTATTAGAACTTCCACATGGAACTATTCGTATGGCTGAAGGTCTTGAACTTGATGCATGTATTATAACAAATCTTACTCCTGATCATATGGATGAATTTAACACTTATGAAGATTATATTGAGAGGAATATAGCTATTGAAAAACTTCTAAAAGATAATGGATTAGTACTTGCAAATGGTGATGATCCAATTATTAGTAGTAGATTAAATACTTTTACTCATGATTCTATTGTTTATGGACTAAAAGATCCTCATAAAATTGATTTTGAAGGTAAAGAATATTATAATGAAGATGTTGATTATGATATTTTTGCATATGATATTGTTCTTAATGGATTAGATGGATCTAGCTATAAGATTAAATCTAATGAACTGCCTACTTCTGTGTGTAGTAATTGTGGTGAAACTAGCTGTAATTGTGGGAATTATTCTAGAAAAACAATACCTAAATTTGAAAGAGAAGTTAATATTAAAGTTCCAGGTATGATTAATGTTGAAAATTCACTAGCTACAATTTTAAGCTCATTGATTATGGGCATTGATTTAGAAGATGCTATAAATAGAATGGCTAATTTTAATGGTGTTAAAGGAAGATTTGAAAAGATTGATAATTTTAATAATATTAATATTTTTATGGATGCTGCTCATAATCCTGAAAGTATGGAAAAGCTATTTGATGGTTTAGATGTTTCTGGAAGATTAATTTTAAGTTTAGATAATCCTGATACTTTAACTTCTCGTGATAAAACTAAAATTGGTGAAGTTCTTGGGAAGTTTATAGATGTTTTAATAGTATCTTCAAAAAATGAAACAACTGAAGTTATAGATTATGATGCTGCATATGAAATTGTTGATGGTGCATTTAGCTCTCATGGAGAAATCGAAAGTTATATTACTGAAACTGTTTATGAATCTATTTCTTATGCTTTAGCTATAGCTGATGAAGAAGATACAATTCTTCATATAGGTCCTGGTGTTGTAAATGCATATGATTCTGTTAAAAATGATATAATAGATGCTATTAAATTTTATAAAGCTATTTCTGGTAAAGTTGCAGTTATTGGTGGTTGTGGAACTGTTGGAAGTTTAATGGCTAGAGTTTTAGCTTGTAATAATGTTGATGTAACAATTTCTGATTCTGCTAAAGATACTCCATTGATGAAAGTTTTTAAAGATGAAGATATAAAGCTTGATTTAGGCAAAGGTCATGATGAAAAACTTTTAAATGATGTTTCATCATTCTTTTTAGCTCCAAGTTTAATGAAAAATGATAAACTGAAAGATAAGCTTAAGAAAGCTAATTCAGATATTAATGTGCCTATTTTAGGTATTGATGAAATTTTTAGATCTTTTAAATCTAATAAAAATGTCTTTGGTATAACTGGTACAAATGGTAAAACCACAACTAGGGAGATTCTTAAAAATATATTTAGAGTTTCTGGACTAAAAGTTCCTGAGCATCATTTGGATATGCAAGGAAATACTGAATTTATTCCAGCTCTTCAATCAAAACTTGATGGAGATGTAGCTGTTATTGAGATTGGGACATTTGGTAATAAAGGAGAAATTGAAGATATTTCTAAAAATGCTGAAGTAGATACAGGAATTATTACCAATATATCTCAAGATCATTTATCTAATGGCAGTTTTGAGGATTATATAAATTGTAAAAAAGAAATTGTTGATGTAGCGGATAATTTAATTCTTTGTGGTGATGATCCAATTGTTAGTTATTTTGGTTATTTAAAAGATGATGAAGATTTATTATTCTTTGGAATAGCTGATGATGATGAATTTCTTGAAAATAATGAATTATCCTCTAATTTTAAAGAGTCTAGGATTTGCCCTAAATGTGGAAAAGAATTAAGTTATGATAATTATTATTTAGGTCATTTAGGTAAATTCTATTGTGATTGTGATTTTAAAAATCCTGAATTAGATGTTGTTGCTAAAAATATACATTTTAATCAGGATGGTTCTCTTCAATATGATCTTGTTATTTATGAAAATGAAGGTAAAGTTACCTTAGAAAATGGGTCAATAGCTAATGTTTATAATTCTTTAGCTGCAGCTTCTGGAGCATGGCTTTCTGGAATTGATTTTAAATATATAATAGAAGGTATTAATTCATTTAAAGGTGTTGATGGAAGATTGCAGATTATTAATGAAAATCCAAAGATTATTCTTGATTATGCACATAACCCTGCTGGAGTTAAATCCATTATCCAGACCCTTACTACTTTAATAAAAAATAGTAAATCTAATAGTAAATCGACTAATAAATTTAATAATAAAATTGATAATGAATTTACTAATAGAAATGAAAACAAACTTGATAATAAACTTAATAATGAAAATGAAAATAAAAATGAGGGTAATGACAGTAAAAAAGATTATTATGATAAATTAATAATAGTAAACACTATATCTTCTGAAAGTGGTGAAGAAGGTGATCTAGAAATAGCTAAACTTCTATCTAATGCAGATATTGTTATTCCAGCTTCTCATGCTGCTTATGATTCTGCTAAATTTATAAATAATCTTAATTGTGAAGTAAAAAATATCCAATCAAGTAAACAAGGTACTAAAGTTGGAACTTTAGGAGCAAATTTTGAACAAGTAAAAGAAGCTTTAAAATTAGCTATATCTATTGCTAGTTTTAATGATGTTATTCTAATTATTGGGGAAGGCGGACTGAAATATTCCCTAAAGATTTTAAATGAGGTTAATTTTGATAATAAGGGTGATATTTAA
- a CDS encoding DUF4013 domain-containing protein, whose protein sequence is MILEIFKDSFSYTLKNKKNFFKLSLLGIFSFLLIPLIAILGYSYRVSLIGINGMMSYGDDPLADFKNIKKLLIQGLKILLINFVYALPAIIITLYMLIYWKIIEIASFNTFPDFRVILNLGLEEIAIFTVIWVLTYLFTSIAIPNMIANNGKISEAFNIKKILKVIKNVGITNYLIFTILSITLIIATIIIIFLLSQFINTILATIILSLNAPQLWYLISYLNIFMFLGLFLIFGITFLTITKSRTIAFMYG, encoded by the coding sequence ATGATATTAGAAATTTTTAAAGACTCATTTTCATATACACTAAAAAATAAAAAAAACTTTTTTAAACTAAGCTTACTTGGAATTTTTTCTTTTCTACTAATTCCATTAATAGCTATCTTAGGATATTCATACAGAGTATCTTTAATAGGAATTAATGGAATGATGTCATATGGAGACGATCCATTAGCTGATTTTAAAAATATAAAAAAACTTCTAATACAAGGACTTAAAATTCTCTTGATTAATTTTGTTTATGCTTTACCAGCTATAATTATTACATTATACATGTTAATATATTGGAAAATTATTGAAATAGCATCATTTAACACATTCCCAGATTTTAGAGTTATTCTAAATCTTGGACTTGAAGAAATAGCTATTTTTACAGTTATATGGGTTTTAACATATCTATTCACATCAATAGCTATTCCAAATATGATAGCTAACAATGGAAAGATATCTGAAGCCTTCAATATAAAAAAAATACTCAAAGTTATAAAAAACGTAGGAATCACAAACTACTTAATATTTACAATATTATCAATTACTTTGATAATAGCTACCATCATAATCATTTTCCTTTTAAGTCAATTCATAAATACCATACTAGCCACTATAATTTTAAGCTTAAATGCTCCCCAATTATGGTATTTAATCAGCTATTTAAACATTTTCATGTTTCTAGGACTATTTCTAATATTCGGCATCACCTTCTTAACCATTACCAAAAGCAGAACCATAGCCTTCATGTATGGATAA